The window ttgcctttgagtaggggagtgacatcaTCAGAACTGagcataagaaaaaaaaggatctgAGCTTAAGGAAATCTCCAGGGGAGGTTTTTCCCCCAGTTGCCTGTAGGATCAAACATAATtccctctgtttagcttttaagcCCTTTACAGCCTGGCTCCAAAATATCTTCCCTGTCTCACTGGACATTACTTCCTCTTCCACACTCTgggatccagccaaactggtctttttcttcttcacacATGGTACTCCATTTCATTTCTCCACACCTTTACAATGATCATTCCTCATTATTTTAGTGCTTTCCATCCTCACCTCCACCACAcagaattcctttcttccttcaagagtTCACATCTCACCTTCTAGATGAAGCCTTTATTGATCCCCCAACtaccagtgccttctctctcaaactactttgtatttaattactttgtgcTTATTCCGTATAtgctaatatatgtgtatatgtgttttcccattagaatgtaaactccttgagagatggggttattttattctttgtatttccttccagcacctagcacagtgactggcatttagtaggggtttaataaatgcctgttaggTAGTTGATAGATAGTAAAGTAAGAGCCCCTTAGAACTAAGACTTTAATGAATGCATCCATTCTCTATAAATGTGCAACTTACCACACATGAAGGCAACAGTTCGTAGGGTTTGCTGCATTAGGATCTGTGTAACTGGGGAAAGGTTATGATGTGTATAATGAGACATCACAATACCAGAGAACAGGATGGCCATGATACCTACAGAGAGACAACGGGGAACAGAACCTAGTAAATGAGGATAACAATCATTCAATggattcaacaatcatttattgaatGTTCTACAAAGATGAATAGCACTCAAGTCCCCGCCTTTAGGAAATTAAAATCTGTGTGGAAAATGGAGggtaaagaaattaattaatccCTGCTAAACAGATAATTAACTCCAGAAATAAGCATTTAACTAGTTCTTGTAACACTGGGTGACATAATAGGGAAAGTAAGACAAGAATAGTAACAAAAAAGTGAGACAAGAAAAATAACTGTTAACACAAAGTACATTATATTAAGTACTATCAGAATTCTTCAGACATGGAAGGATttgtggaggaggtggcatttgaacagGGCCTTAAATGATGGCTGGCTGGAGTTTAGACGGATGGGGGAATATTGTTTCTAAAGACAACGAAAGGAGATCCTACAATCTCTTTCACAAACTTAATTTGAGCACATGACAACTCTTATTATCAGAAAATTCTTCCTAAATGCCCCACATCACAGTTAAAGGTTATTTTTTCTACCATCCTGGAAGGTGGTGCAGTTGTAGAAACACtggtcaggaaaacctaagttcaaatttggtcttagacactaactgtatgacaccagcaagccatttaacctctatctacctcagaattctcatctgtaaaatgaagataatattagcacctataGAATTAAAACATTGTAAGTGTGcactgtgtatatgtacatataaatatatatagtgcCTTGTAAAACTTATGGCActacataaatactagttattaaaATTCAATTCTGTTAGGCAGAAAATGGATTAGTTGATCATCGTTGTCTTGTATAGCAAAATTCAGACAAGGAACATCATAAGACTTTCTAACATCCTAATGGGATTTGCAAGAGAGGATCAGAGAATCTgtgatctagagttggaaggccGTCTGGGCTAACctttgttttgttcagttgttttttcaattgaATCCAACTCTTCATTCCCCCAtgtgttttcttcacaaagatgcAGGGgttctttgccatttctttttccagctcattttacagatgagggaaccgagGGCTAACctgaacattttacaaatgaagaagctgaggcccagagagattaagtaacttgctcaaaggCACTAGGGTAGTAATTATCTGAGTCaactcaagtcaacaagcatttatgcagcctataataataataacaataacaataatgataatgataatgatatttatataggtcttactatgtgccagacattgtgttaatcactggggaatacaaagaaaggcaaacacagtAACTGGTTTCAAGaagctcagagtctaatggaggagacaacatacaaatgacTAAGTACAAAcaatacatacaggataaattggagataatcttaaaGGGAAAGTGTTGAGAAAAGGGATTGGAAAaagctttttgcagaaggtggggttttaggtGCAACTTGAAGTAGCCAGGAgggagaattctaggcatgggagatagcctgtgaaaatgcccagagtctgaAATCTGAATGTCTTGTAGGAGGAGCAGCATGGTGTCAATGGACTATAAAGAACATGGAATGGGAGGAAAGTATAAGAAGTCTGAAAAAATAGGAAGGGGCCTggttaaaagccaaacagaggatcttCTATTTGATCCAGAAGGTAAAAGGGATCCACAGGAGTTTGTTGAATCAGGGGTGACATgggcagacctgtgctttaggaatcaTTTTTCCAGAAGGATGGACTGAAGTAGGGAGAAATCTGAAGCAAAGAGATCAACCAGAAGGTTACTGCAATAATCCAGAAGTGAAGTGAAGAAGGTGTATAAAAGGGgtgttgtgaaactcaaatgggataatggatataaagtactttgcaaaccttaaagtactgtaaAAGTTCTAGttagtattatcattattagctCCTGGTCACCAGGCCTCCAagtctggtgatgacttcattccctgagtCTTCCACAGCACTCTGACTGAGTTCAAGCAATATTTATAGCACAATACAGCAACGTACTGGTCAATGTTTAACAGAGATGATGGGGAGGAGGTAAAATTTATGCACATAGATTTTTAAGTGCAGAATTAATTTTTAGCACTTTCTTAAgactaggcaatcaacaaaacaatgattcaAGCCCTATTTGTAGTGACAgcatttctgaggtataaatgctggCAGTGAAAATTATAAAGCTGGTTAgcactggctccagcacatccctgggtGTATAAAAGATGTTGCAACAGAAGaattaacaagacttggcaaGAGACTGGATATGGAAGATAAGAGAgggtgggggaaagataatgagttcagttttagacttAGTGAGTTTacgatgtctacaggacatctaaTTCCAcatgtgagactggaggttaaaaaacaacaacaacaacaacaacagttaggGCTACCTAACTAGAGCTGAGAATCAAGTGCATAGAGGCGGTAACTGAATCCATGAAGGATggtgagatcatcaagtgaaatagtatagaaggagaagagatctTGGCAAATGACTTCAattttttcagtttaatttaatCTCTCAAGGTTCTCTTGAGAGAATAGGGGGAGGATTAATTGgggaacaagtcatggtatatgaatgtaatagaatactattgtgctgtaagaaatgatgagcaggcagatttcagaaaatcctggaaagacttaagtggactgatgctgaataaaatgagcagaacaaggagaaaattgtacacagtaacaggaacattgtatgatgatcaactgtgatagacttggctattctcagtggtgaaatgatctaagacaattccaaagaactcatgttggaaaaggttctccacatccagaaaaaagaactgtggattctgaatgcagattgaaccatactgtttctactttgttgttgtttttttcttttttgagggttttcccttttgttctgattcttctttcacaacataactaatgcagaaatatgtttaatgtaattatacacatataacctacatcagattgctttctgtcttggggaggcagaagggaagggagagagggagaaaaatttggaactaaaaagcttatatggggcagctaggtggcacagtgaataaagcaccagccctgtattcaggaggacctgagttcaaatccgaccttagataTAAATTTTGACATCGTTGAATACCCTATCCTCTCTGGAATTTTGTGATAACTGCTctctcctgctcctcttccatctatCAGACTGctccttcttggtctcctttgccAATATATAATATCATTGATGTCACACTCCTTAACTGAGAATGTCCCAAGGTTCTGTgttaggccctcttctctttactttctatactctctcacttagtgatctcatcagctctcatttATTACCATTTCTAAGCAGAtaacacatttactagctgtgtgaccgtggtaaatcacttaaccctcattgcccttaaaaaaatcttatgaaaacaaatgctggggggcagctaggtggtgcagtggataaagcattgaccctggattcaggagtacctgagttcaagtccagtctcagacacctgacacttactagctgtgtgaccctgggcaagtcacttaaccccattgccccgcaaaaaaaaaaagaaaaagaaaaagaaaaaaagaaaacaaatgctgaaaactatttttacatataactggaaaataataaaataattttatgagaaaaaaataaagagaaaagggggaaggagagccATGGAAGCtttaaggagggatgaaaagggtTGGAAAATCCACTTTGGTAAGTGGAAcagtgaatcaattagggaggtaaaaaggattgccttgcaaCAGTGAGGGTGGTCTAGTTAAGAACCCagagctggattttgaactcagatcctctgactcaagttagttctctttctactataccatgctgcctccaatatagcaaattttctattaagctgCCAGGATATATCCTTGATGACATCATCAAGAACATGTATGACCTGGAAAGGAGATGGTCTAATTATGAAGGGAGGGTAAGGAATAATAATAGAGGGATGTCTTGAGTACTATATTGGTATCCActgtactattaaaaaaaaaccagaagaaatactCTACCATGTTCAGTAGCTACTTTGTGAAAGATTTATGGCAAATAGAGACTAGAATTATACAGAAAGGACATCATGGATTAATGGTGATCTTCACTGGCAGAGGGAACATTCACACCCATGAGTTCACTGATTCATAGGTTAGTTATTAAGACAAATAAATcagaaaaatcacaagaaagggCAATAcccttttccctctcctgctGCTTGAGGAGCCGGCCGCCACCATGAATGACACTGTAACCATCAGAACCAGGAAGTTCATGACAAACAGACTTCTTCAGCGTAAACAGATGGTTATAGATGTCCTTCATCCTGGAAAGGCCACAGTGCCCAAGAGTGAAATTCGAGAAAAACTGGCCAAGATGTACAAGACAACTCcagatgtcatttttgtctttggattcagaacccattttggtggtggcaaaacaACAGGCTTTGGCATGATTTATGATTCCCTTgattatgcaaagaaaaatgaaccaaagCACAGACTTGCAAGGCATGGCctgtatgagaagaaaaagacGTCAAGAAAGCAGCGAAAGGAACGcaagaacagaatgaagaaagttAGGAGTACTGCAAAGGCAAATGTTGGTGCTggcaaaaagaaggaataaaaggcaCTATGGAGGATGTTTATCCATGAAGATGTTTTTTCATCAGAGCATAAATAAACTatgtaaaaacttaaaaaaaaaaaaaaaagaaagggcaatACCATAGGAAATTATACAGCTACTGCTGGAATGTCTATTTTTAGGATTTAATGATTGATTACCTTGGCTCTTGCTCAAATTGTCACTCACAGGAACTCATTTTCCTTAACCTCTATAAATTTTGACATTGTTGAATACCCTATCCTCTCTGGAATTTTGTGATAACTGCTctctcctgctcctcttccatctatCAGACTGctccttcttggtctcctttgccAATATATAATATCATTGATGTCACACTCCTTAACTGAGAATGTCCCAAGGTTCTGTgttaggccctcttctctttactttctatactctctcacttagtgatctcatcagctctcatttATTACCATTTCTAAGcagataaca is drawn from Dromiciops gliroides isolate mDroGli1 chromosome 2, mDroGli1.pri, whole genome shotgun sequence and contains these coding sequences:
- the LOC122744415 gene encoding 40S ribosomal protein S24-like; the encoded protein is MNDTVTIRTRKFMTNRLLQRKQMVIDVLHPGKATVPKSEIREKLAKMYKTTPDVIFVFGFRTHFGGGKTTGFGMIYDSLDYAKKNEPKHRLARHGLYEKKKTSRKQRKERKNRMKKVRSTAKANVGAGKKKE